A genomic region of Salinibacterium sp. NK8237 contains the following coding sequences:
- the mtrB gene encoding MtrAB system histidine kinase MtrB, whose translation MLDFDWRGWGQRIAALWRSSLQVRTVAITVLLSSVVVAVIAGYMSLSVGANLFDASRDQLTRTSVNATLAGQQVFDAADEDLGVEDLDDMMRDVAGVIESVASSTGGTSYAILRTPGQDGVRVPADVQTQGLSSETLISQELRDVVADSTEQRTYWQSVALEQSEDGAVHPGLIVGSTLDIRGAQYELYLVYDIQDTQDTLVVVQQTLGLGGFALLALIGIVTFVVVRLVVGPVKLAAETSQRLAAGELEVRIPVHGNDVIATLAQSFNGMATSMQQQITRLAALSQVQQRFVSDVSHELRTPLTTIRLAGDVLYDQRETFPPATARTAELLHTQVERFELLLADLLEMSRYDAGAVDMETEPTNLVRLVEDAIESLTSLAASKGSELRLVAPGGYFEADVDPRRIRRILQNLLSNAIDHGDGLPIVVWIDSDQDAVAIAVRDYGVGMSHAALERVFDRFWRADPSRQRTTGGTGLGLAIALEDAALHGGWLEVWSDGDNGSCFRLTIPRIRGAELRSSPLELPPNDEVPILEGLNA comes from the coding sequence ATGCTCGATTTCGACTGGCGCGGCTGGGGGCAGCGAATTGCTGCCCTGTGGCGTTCGTCGCTTCAAGTGCGCACTGTGGCCATCACGGTGTTGCTGTCGTCGGTTGTTGTCGCTGTGATCGCGGGCTATATGTCGCTCAGCGTTGGGGCGAACCTTTTTGATGCGAGTCGAGACCAACTCACCCGCACCTCGGTCAACGCAACACTTGCTGGCCAGCAGGTGTTCGATGCTGCAGACGAAGATCTTGGCGTTGAAGACCTCGATGACATGATGAGGGATGTTGCCGGCGTGATCGAGAGCGTTGCCTCGAGCACAGGTGGCACGAGCTACGCGATTTTGCGCACTCCTGGTCAAGACGGCGTTCGGGTTCCGGCCGATGTGCAGACTCAGGGGCTGTCGTCCGAAACTCTGATCTCGCAGGAGTTGCGCGACGTGGTGGCGGATTCCACTGAGCAGCGCACTTATTGGCAGTCAGTGGCGCTCGAGCAGTCTGAAGACGGGGCCGTACATCCTGGACTCATTGTGGGATCGACTCTCGACATTCGAGGTGCCCAATACGAGCTTTATCTCGTGTACGACATTCAAGACACGCAAGACACCTTAGTGGTCGTGCAGCAGACGCTTGGCCTTGGTGGATTCGCCCTGCTGGCACTCATTGGCATCGTCACCTTTGTGGTCGTGCGCCTTGTTGTCGGCCCGGTCAAATTGGCCGCAGAGACCAGCCAACGCCTTGCCGCTGGCGAACTCGAAGTGCGCATTCCGGTTCACGGCAACGACGTTATTGCGACTTTGGCACAGTCGTTCAATGGAATGGCCACGAGCATGCAGCAGCAGATCACCCGGCTGGCTGCTCTCTCGCAAGTGCAACAACGCTTTGTGTCGGATGTCTCGCACGAGCTTCGTACGCCGCTCACGACCATCCGGCTCGCCGGCGACGTTCTCTACGATCAGCGCGAGACGTTCCCGCCGGCAACGGCCCGCACCGCTGAGTTACTTCACACTCAGGTAGAAAGATTTGAGTTGCTTCTCGCTGACCTGCTCGAGATGAGCCGTTACGACGCGGGCGCGGTCGACATGGAAACCGAGCCAACCAACCTCGTACGGTTGGTCGAAGATGCCATCGAGAGCCTCACGTCGCTTGCGGCAAGCAAGGGATCCGAACTGCGACTTGTGGCCCCAGGTGGCTACTTTGAGGCGGATGTCGACCCGCGTCGCATCCGTCGCATCCTTCAGAACCTTCTCAGCAACGCCATCGACCACGGCGATGGACTACCGATTGTTGTCTGGATCGACAGCGATCAAGACGCGGTGGCGATTGCGGTGCGCGACTATGGAGTCGGCATGAGTCACGCTGCCCTTGAACGAGTCTTTGACCGATTCTGGCGAGCTGATCCCTCTCGCCAGCGCACGACGGGCGGTACCGGCCTCGGTCTCGCGATCGCCCTCGAAGATGCTGCGCTCCACGGTGGCTGGCTCGAAGTGTGGTCGGATGGAGATAACGGCTCGTGCTTCCGGCTCACCATTCCGCGCATCCGTGGTGCCGAGCTGCGCTCGTCACCTCTTGAGCTGCCACCGAACGATGAAGTACCGATTTTGGAGGGCCTGAATGCCTAA
- the mtrA gene encoding MtrAB system response regulator MtrA, with the protein MNPRILVVDDDTALAEMIGIVLRTEGYEPFFCQDGALAYDAFKSAAPDLVLLDLMLPGMDGIEICARIREESGVPIIMLTAKSDTADVVKGLESGADDYVVKPFNPKELVARVRTRLRPASDAATGTLTVGDLELDVTGHEVRRGDTKINLTPLEFELLLALAMKPEQVFTREMLLEQVWGYHYKADTRLVNVHVQRLRAKVEEDPDNPKIVMTVRGVGYRAGASV; encoded by the coding sequence GTGAACCCACGAATTCTTGTAGTCGACGACGACACTGCCCTGGCAGAAATGATCGGAATCGTTCTACGCACCGAAGGTTATGAACCATTTTTCTGTCAAGACGGCGCCCTAGCGTACGACGCATTTAAGTCGGCGGCGCCCGATTTGGTGTTGCTTGACCTCATGCTGCCCGGCATGGATGGCATCGAGATTTGTGCCCGCATCCGGGAAGAGTCTGGCGTGCCAATCATCATGCTCACGGCCAAGAGCGACACGGCCGATGTCGTGAAGGGGCTCGAGAGCGGTGCTGATGACTATGTCGTCAAGCCGTTCAATCCCAAAGAGCTCGTTGCTCGAGTGCGCACTCGATTGCGTCCGGCAAGTGACGCAGCGACCGGCACGTTAACGGTTGGCGATCTTGAACTGGATGTCACGGGCCACGAGGTTCGCCGCGGTGACACCAAGATCAACCTGACGCCGCTCGAATTTGAGCTGCTGTTGGCGCTCGCAATGAAGCCTGAGCAGGTCTTCACTCGCGAGATGCTGCTGGAGCAAGTGTGGGGCTACCACTACAAGGCAGACACCCGGCTCGTGAATGTTCACGTGCAGCGGTTGCGCGCCAAGGTTGAAGAAGATCCCGACAACCCGAAGATCGTCATGACGGTTCGCGGAGTTGGCTACCGCGCCGGCGCCAGCGTCTAA
- a CDS encoding DUF4129 domain-containing protein has product MTLTTLTVAVPALLSSSWARAVSGEVPVDPDSEQATNWLIEELSKAPYQAARPTLFDQISKAFSDWLASLTIGEGTGIPTIVLIVLLAVVAIAIIAAIVVYGLPRLNRKSRHEEGIFGEADYRTAAQLRASAEQAAAHEDFAEAIADMFRSIARGLSERTLVSMTPGTTGHGFATRASRALPELARELGHSADVFDLVRYMRKPATREQYEELRTLEARVRAAKPDLAEAAL; this is encoded by the coding sequence ATGACGCTCACCACGCTCACGGTCGCCGTGCCCGCCCTGCTGTCATCTAGCTGGGCGCGCGCGGTTTCTGGCGAGGTTCCGGTTGATCCCGACTCAGAGCAAGCCACGAATTGGCTCATCGAGGAACTTTCAAAGGCTCCCTATCAAGCAGCGCGACCCACTCTCTTCGATCAGATATCGAAGGCATTTAGCGACTGGCTCGCCAGCCTCACCATTGGCGAAGGAACGGGCATCCCAACCATCGTGTTGATCGTGCTGCTGGCAGTGGTGGCGATCGCCATCATCGCCGCCATCGTGGTCTACGGGCTGCCCCGCCTCAACCGCAAGAGCCGCCACGAGGAGGGCATATTCGGCGAGGCCGACTACCGCACGGCGGCCCAATTGCGGGCATCAGCAGAGCAAGCGGCTGCGCACGAAGACTTTGCTGAAGCGATCGCTGACATGTTCCGCTCGATCGCCCGCGGGCTCTCGGAACGCACTCTCGTGAGCATGACGCCCGGCACCACCGGGCACGGCTTCGCCACCCGCGCTAGCCGCGCGCTGCCCGAGCTCGCCCGCGAGCTTGGCCACAGTGCCGACGTTTTCGACCTCGTGCGCTACATGCGCAAACCCGCAACGCGAGAACAGTACGAGGAACTGCGCACGCTGGAAGCACGCGTACGTGCGGCCAAACCGGATCTTGCCGAGGCCGCCCTGTGA
- a CDS encoding DUF4350 domain-containing protein codes for MSETTETAAETTVLTPRLGTTAKRSLFWVAAAIVVLVVALASLNLAGTAVEGPALDPTSPYASGTLALAEVLRGHGVDVVVTETLDDTRAALDTSNDSTLFFSNFEAYLTEDQVASAAGLAATVVFADPTLPEILRVAPEVAHAGQNSDAVSASCSAPLVAQAPDITAGPSNYRVIEPSADITACYGNDDDGYGLIVLDRGDTELRILGATDALSNGDITAADNAAFALRLLGEHETLVWYTPSFLDLANSGDAKTPAELAPGWVLPGVWLTMLTLLAGALWRGRRFGPLVIEKLPVTVRSSETMQGRARLYERSTARLHTLDSLRIGTIRRLAVLCGMPSTASVDDVINRVSPLVGQPIEPLRQLLIDREPTSDHELITLSDELLALEDRVHAVIRPA; via the coding sequence GTGAGCGAGACAACAGAAACAGCTGCAGAAACGACTGTGCTTACGCCGCGCCTCGGCACCACCGCCAAGCGCTCGCTGTTCTGGGTTGCGGCGGCGATTGTCGTGCTTGTCGTTGCTCTCGCGAGCCTCAATCTCGCCGGCACCGCGGTCGAAGGCCCAGCCCTCGACCCAACGAGCCCGTATGCATCGGGAACGCTGGCACTCGCTGAAGTACTCCGCGGTCACGGCGTCGACGTTGTGGTCACTGAGACCCTCGATGACACTCGCGCAGCACTTGATACCTCCAACGACAGCACGCTGTTCTTCTCCAATTTCGAGGCCTATCTCACCGAGGACCAAGTAGCCAGCGCAGCGGGACTCGCGGCGACCGTCGTCTTCGCCGATCCCACCCTCCCCGAAATTCTGCGGGTGGCACCAGAAGTCGCCCACGCCGGCCAAAATTCGGATGCTGTTTCGGCATCCTGTTCAGCACCTCTCGTCGCGCAGGCCCCCGATATAACCGCCGGCCCGAGCAACTATCGCGTGATCGAACCGAGCGCCGACATCACGGCCTGCTACGGAAACGACGACGATGGCTACGGGCTGATCGTGCTCGACCGTGGCGATACTGAACTTCGGATTCTTGGCGCCACGGATGCGCTCAGCAACGGCGACATCACGGCAGCCGACAACGCGGCCTTCGCTCTGCGGCTCCTCGGCGAGCACGAAACACTCGTGTGGTACACGCCAAGCTTCCTCGACCTCGCCAACTCCGGTGATGCCAAGACGCCCGCTGAACTCGCCCCCGGGTGGGTCTTGCCCGGTGTCTGGCTCACGATGCTGACACTTCTGGCTGGCGCACTCTGGCGTGGGCGCAGATTCGGTCCGCTCGTGATCGAAAAACTGCCCGTGACTGTGCGCTCAAGCGAGACGATGCAGGGGCGGGCGCGGCTGTATGAGCGCTCCACGGCCCGGCTCCACACCCTCGATTCGCTGCGCATCGGCACCATTCGCCGTCTCGCCGTACTGTGCGGCATGCCGAGTACGGCATCCGTCGACGATGTCATCAACCGAGTATCACCTCTTGTTGGTCAGCCGATTGAGCCGTTGAGACAGTTGCTCATCGATCGCGAGCCGACCTCCGACCATGAACTCATCACCCTTTCCGATGAATTGCTTGCTCTCGAAGATCGAGTTCACGCTGTCATCCGCCCCGCCTAA
- a CDS encoding MoxR family ATPase: protein MTDEQLRHAFTQLRTEVGKAVVGQDAAVTGLTIALLTGGHVLLEGVPGVAKTLLVRTLSRALQLDTKRVQFTPDLMPGDVTGSLVYDAKAGEFEFREGPVFTNILLADEINRTPPKTQSSLLEAMEERQVSVDGQSLKLPVPFMVAATMNPIEYEGTYTLPEAQLDRFLLKLVLDLPERDTEIEVLTRHAAGFNPRDLAAAGVTPVLDATMLAAAQDAVAKVGASPDVIAYAVDLARATRQSPSVKLGVSPRGAIALISAAKAWAWLTGADAITPDHIQSMVLPVLRHRIQLRPEAELEGVSSDVILRSIVQQVQVPI from the coding sequence ATGACTGACGAGCAACTGCGGCACGCATTCACTCAACTCCGCACCGAAGTAGGCAAGGCCGTCGTCGGTCAGGATGCGGCTGTTACTGGCCTCACCATTGCACTGCTCACGGGCGGCCACGTGCTGCTCGAAGGTGTTCCCGGCGTTGCCAAGACCCTTCTCGTGCGCACCCTCAGCCGTGCGCTGCAGCTTGACACCAAGCGCGTGCAGTTCACGCCTGACCTCATGCCGGGTGATGTCACCGGTTCGCTCGTCTACGACGCCAAGGCTGGCGAGTTCGAGTTTCGCGAAGGCCCCGTCTTCACCAACATTCTGCTCGCGGATGAGATCAACCGCACACCACCGAAGACTCAGTCATCGTTGCTTGAAGCGATGGAAGAACGTCAGGTTTCTGTCGATGGCCAGTCGCTGAAGCTGCCGGTGCCGTTTATGGTTGCCGCCACGATGAACCCCATCGAATACGAAGGCACCTACACACTGCCTGAAGCGCAGCTCGACCGCTTCCTACTGAAGCTCGTGCTCGATCTACCGGAACGCGACACTGAAATCGAAGTGCTCACGCGCCACGCTGCCGGCTTCAACCCGCGCGATCTCGCCGCCGCCGGCGTGACCCCCGTGCTCGATGCGACCATGCTCGCCGCCGCTCAGGATGCCGTAGCAAAGGTCGGCGCAAGCCCCGACGTGATTGCCTACGCCGTCGACCTCGCTCGCGCCACTCGTCAGAGCCCGTCCGTGAAGCTCGGAGTCAGCCCTCGTGGCGCGATCGCGCTCATCTCGGCTGCCAAGGCCTGGGCGTGGCTCACCGGCGCTGACGCGATCACGCCCGACCACATCCAGAGCATGGTGTTGCCGGTGCTTCGCCACCGCATCCAGCTCCGCCCGGAAGCCGAGCTTGAAGGCGTTTCGTCTGACGTGATTTTGCGATCGATCGTGCAGCAAGTGCAGGTTCCGATCTAA
- a CDS encoding DUF58 domain-containing protein produces MALSGWFVALLALGIVPIVLTGEPFVLTLWLIFVIVVGAIDLLLAVSVRSLRFDRTAPDRVRLGETTSSTLRVTNPTRRRLRAVVRDGWQPSAGAHTNRVPLTVPSRERRELSTVLTPVRRGTREAVHVTVRSYGPLRLIARQTTVSVPSTFTVLPPFNSRKHLPSRLARLRELDGATSVMIRGQGTEFDSLRDYVRGDDVRSIDWRATARRSELVVRTWRPERDRRVVIVVDSGRTSAARIEDEPRIDTAFESALLLAALASSAGDHVDFMIYDRRVRARVQGASGPDLLSKMVNSMAPVQPELIEMDWDSVPGLVRQATTQRALVVLATTAESPGASLGLLAMLPQLTAKHTVVVASVTDPSIVDATLDRSTRDAVYLAGAAERALLDQSRVAAAINQLGASVVSRRPSELPLALADHYIALKAAGKL; encoded by the coding sequence ATGGCGCTTTCTGGATGGTTCGTCGCATTATTGGCGCTCGGCATTGTGCCGATCGTCCTGACTGGCGAGCCCTTTGTGCTCACGCTGTGGCTGATTTTCGTCATCGTCGTCGGAGCCATCGACCTGCTGCTGGCGGTGTCGGTGCGCTCGCTGCGCTTCGATCGCACCGCTCCCGACCGGGTGCGCCTCGGCGAGACCACGAGCTCAACGCTGCGCGTCACAAACCCGACCCGCCGTCGACTGCGTGCCGTCGTGCGCGATGGCTGGCAACCATCCGCTGGCGCTCACACCAACCGGGTACCTCTGACGGTGCCGTCGCGCGAACGTCGCGAACTCAGCACCGTGCTCACGCCCGTGCGGCGAGGAACCCGCGAAGCCGTGCACGTCACGGTGCGGTCGTACGGCCCGCTGCGACTGATTGCGCGTCAAACTACGGTGAGCGTGCCGAGTACCTTCACCGTTCTACCGCCGTTCAACTCTCGCAAGCACTTGCCATCACGGCTCGCTCGACTGCGGGAGCTCGACGGCGCCACGAGCGTCATGATTCGCGGCCAAGGCACCGAATTCGATAGCCTGCGCGACTACGTTCGCGGCGACGATGTGCGCTCCATCGACTGGCGTGCCACCGCTCGTCGCTCTGAACTCGTGGTGCGCACGTGGCGGCCAGAACGGGATCGCCGCGTGGTCATCGTCGTCGACAGCGGCCGCACCTCAGCCGCACGAATCGAAGACGAGCCCCGCATCGATACCGCGTTCGAATCAGCGTTGCTGCTCGCCGCCCTCGCTTCGAGTGCCGGCGATCACGTCGACTTCATGATCTACGACCGCCGCGTTCGCGCCCGCGTGCAAGGCGCAAGCGGCCCTGATCTGCTCTCCAAAATGGTCAACAGCATGGCGCCGGTGCAGCCGGAACTCATCGAAATGGACTGGGACTCCGTGCCCGGCCTCGTTCGCCAGGCCACCACCCAACGCGCGCTCGTCGTGCTTGCCACCACAGCTGAATCGCCCGGCGCCAGCCTCGGGCTGCTCGCGATGCTCCCCCAGCTGACCGCAAAACACACTGTCGTAGTGGCATCCGTCACCGATCCTTCCATTGTGGATGCCACGCTCGATCGTTCAACGCGCGACGCCGTTTATCTGGCCGGGGCCGCCGAACGCGCTCTCCTCGATCAGTCACGAGTTGCCGCCGCGATCAACCAGCTCGGAGCATCCGTAGTCTCGAGACGCCCCAGTGAACTGCCGCTGGCTCTCGCCGACCATTACATCGCGCTCAAGGCCGCAGGAAAGCTGTAA
- a CDS encoding stage II sporulation protein M yields the protein MDLDSYSAAHREEWDRLADLGKQRRLSGTDVDELIDLYQSGATQLSAMKTSTGQSAQADRLSLTLSRARLRFTGASANLLSQLPQFFVVQLPAALYRVRWMSLILAAATFFVGFLFAWWAISNPQVLANFGTQAEREALAQDDFVGYYSEYSGGSFTGFVWTNNAWIAAQSVAFGIIGLYVPYLLFNTAQQLGFTAAIMNEFDRLDVFFLYIAPHGQLELYAIFVAGATGMMIFWSWVSPGPRTRAQSLAHAGRSLFTIVVGLILALLVSGVIEGYVTRQDWPWPIKIGIGTVALAGFLAYQWILGGRSARAGNTGDLSEFDAGATHIVAN from the coding sequence ATGGATCTCGACTCATACTCAGCCGCGCACCGCGAAGAATGGGATCGCCTTGCCGATTTGGGTAAGCAACGACGACTTTCCGGCACCGATGTCGACGAATTGATTGATCTTTATCAGTCGGGCGCCACGCAATTGTCGGCGATGAAGACGAGCACGGGCCAGTCAGCGCAAGCAGATCGGCTTTCGCTCACCCTCAGCCGGGCTCGCCTGCGCTTCACTGGCGCGTCGGCAAACCTGCTTAGCCAACTCCCGCAATTCTTTGTTGTCCAACTCCCTGCGGCGCTCTACCGAGTGCGGTGGATGTCGCTCATCCTCGCTGCCGCGACCTTCTTTGTCGGATTCCTCTTCGCGTGGTGGGCAATTTCGAACCCGCAAGTTCTTGCCAACTTCGGCACGCAGGCAGAGCGTGAAGCCCTCGCGCAAGACGATTTCGTCGGTTACTACTCTGAATACTCGGGTGGATCGTTCACTGGCTTCGTCTGGACCAACAACGCGTGGATTGCCGCACAATCTGTCGCGTTCGGAATCATCGGCCTCTACGTTCCCTACCTGCTGTTCAATACTGCCCAGCAACTGGGATTCACCGCGGCGATCATGAACGAGTTCGACAGACTCGACGTGTTCTTTCTCTACATCGCCCCGCACGGCCAGCTTGAGCTCTACGCCATTTTCGTGGCTGGAGCCACAGGAATGATGATCTTTTGGTCGTGGGTTTCCCCTGGGCCGCGCACGCGGGCTCAGTCGCTCGCGCACGCCGGTCGCTCACTCTTCACTATCGTCGTCGGGCTCATCCTTGCCCTGCTGGTTTCCGGAGTGATCGAGGGCTACGTCACTCGCCAAGACTGGCCATGGCCTATCAAAATTGGAATCGGTACCGTCGCGCTCGCCGGGTTCTTGGCGTACCAGTGGATTCTCGGTGGGCGCAGTGCTCGCGCCGGCAACACGGGAGACCTCAGCGAGTTCGACGCGGGGGCTACCCACATCGTCGCCAATTAG
- a CDS encoding RDD family protein has protein sequence MPSPQTTNTFAYGDEPDELITGEAVALELRSTSFVLRAAGTMIDFLVYAAALIGLLIGAFAFANAAGLDQAIGTALTVSATVICLVVIPTTVETLSRGKSLGKLAIGARIVRNDGGAIGFRHAFIRALIGVLEIFMTAGGLAAIVALLNTRAQRLGDLVAGTYAQYERVSKFSNPVVQLPGQLADWARTADVAKMPDALARRISHFLVAAPGYTPMTRHQHALNLAHEASAYVSPLPAVEPEMLLSAVSALRRERETVALTNEKARLAALSPALTSVPRGFPSDRD, from the coding sequence ATGCCGAGCCCACAAACAACCAACACATTTGCGTATGGTGACGAACCCGATGAGCTGATCACGGGTGAAGCAGTTGCGTTGGAACTGCGTTCGACCAGTTTCGTCTTGCGTGCTGCCGGCACCATGATCGATTTTCTTGTCTACGCCGCCGCCCTCATCGGTCTCCTGATCGGCGCATTCGCGTTCGCGAATGCAGCCGGTCTCGACCAAGCAATCGGCACAGCTCTCACCGTCAGTGCGACCGTCATCTGCCTCGTCGTCATACCGACAACCGTCGAAACCCTCAGCCGCGGTAAGTCCCTCGGCAAGCTTGCGATCGGAGCCCGCATCGTTCGCAACGATGGCGGCGCGATCGGCTTTCGGCATGCTTTCATCCGAGCTCTCATCGGCGTGCTCGAGATATTCATGACCGCGGGTGGCTTAGCGGCAATCGTGGCGTTGCTCAACACTCGAGCACAGCGTCTCGGCGACCTCGTTGCTGGCACCTACGCTCAGTACGAGCGAGTGTCGAAGTTCTCGAACCCGGTTGTGCAGCTGCCTGGCCAACTCGCTGACTGGGCTCGCACCGCCGATGTTGCCAAGATGCCGGATGCTCTGGCACGGCGCATCTCACACTTCCTTGTTGCCGCCCCTGGCTATACGCCGATGACGCGCCACCAGCACGCTCTGAACCTCGCACACGAGGCATCCGCCTATGTTTCTCCGTTGCCGGCAGTGGAGCCCGAAATGCTGCTCAGCGCTGTGAGCGCCCTACGTCGAGAGCGCGAAACAGTCGCCCTCACCAACGAGAAGGCGCGGCTAGCGGCGCTCTCGCCCGCACTGACGAGCGTTCCACGCGGCTTTCCGAGCGACCGCGACTAA
- a CDS encoding phosphomannomutase/phosphoglucomutase: MSKANPIDLAPFIKAYDVRGLVGSQLTDEVVEALGAAFADEVDAAGHEIIVGHDMRDSSPAFAAAFSAGARTRGANVVLIGLCSTDETYFASGSLDAPAAMFTASHNPATYNGIKFSRAGAQGISFATGLKSIRDRAQRYLSTGIEAVSAVGSQRELDVLGEYAGYLRELVDLSSIRPIRVVVDAGNGMGGLTVPAVLSTAAGLPALPIEIIPMYFELDGTFPNHEANPLDPANIVDLQKAVLEHGADVGLAFDGDADRCFVIDERGNPMSPSAVAAVVALREIQRVRASQPEGDIHVIHNLITSRIVAETIVAAGAIPVRTKVGHSLIKDQMAATGAIFGGEHSAHYYFRDFWGADNGMLAAMHMLAEFGSQPEPLSVLADRYSPYAASGEINSVVDDVVAATARVRAAFEGEAEFDELDGLTVTGSTGEGEPFWWFNVRPSNTEPLLRLNAEAGDQPTLETIRDRVLALIRA; this comes from the coding sequence ATGAGCAAAGCTAACCCCATCGATCTTGCCCCGTTTATCAAGGCGTACGACGTTCGTGGCCTTGTCGGCTCACAACTCACAGACGAGGTCGTTGAAGCACTCGGTGCAGCTTTCGCCGATGAAGTGGATGCCGCTGGCCACGAAATCATCGTCGGTCATGACATGCGCGACTCGTCTCCCGCTTTCGCCGCCGCGTTCTCGGCGGGTGCTCGCACTCGCGGTGCCAATGTCGTTCTCATCGGACTCTGTTCGACAGACGAAACGTATTTCGCCTCCGGTTCGCTAGATGCTCCGGCCGCCATGTTTACCGCGAGCCATAATCCTGCGACGTACAACGGCATCAAGTTCAGCCGTGCGGGTGCACAGGGAATCAGCTTTGCCACCGGCTTGAAGTCGATTCGTGACCGCGCGCAGCGCTACCTTTCCACCGGCATCGAGGCAGTTTCGGCTGTCGGTTCCCAGCGGGAGCTCGATGTGCTCGGTGAGTACGCTGGCTACTTGCGTGAACTCGTCGATCTGAGCAGCATCCGTCCCATTCGGGTCGTTGTAGATGCCGGTAACGGCATGGGAGGTTTGACGGTCCCTGCTGTGCTCTCTACGGCTGCCGGATTGCCGGCGTTGCCCATCGAGATCATCCCTATGTACTTCGAGCTCGACGGCACATTTCCCAACCACGAAGCCAACCCGCTCGATCCTGCCAACATCGTCGATCTGCAAAAGGCAGTGCTCGAACACGGTGCTGATGTCGGGCTCGCTTTCGACGGTGACGCCGATCGCTGCTTCGTGATCGACGAGCGCGGAAACCCGATGAGCCCGAGCGCCGTTGCTGCCGTCGTGGCCCTGCGCGAGATCCAACGAGTGCGGGCGTCGCAGCCGGAGGGTGACATTCACGTCATTCATAACCTGATCACCTCGCGCATCGTGGCAGAAACAATCGTGGCCGCTGGTGCGATCCCGGTGCGCACGAAGGTCGGCCATTCGCTTATCAAAGATCAGATGGCGGCGACGGGGGCGATTTTCGGCGGCGAACATTCCGCCCACTATTACTTCCGCGATTTTTGGGGAGCAGACAATGGGATGCTCGCCGCAATGCACATGTTGGCCGAGTTCGGCTCCCAACCGGAGCCCCTCTCGGTGCTCGCCGATCGCTATTCGCCCTATGCGGCCAGCGGCGAGATCAATTCGGTGGTGGACGACGTCGTGGCGGCTACCGCTCGCGTCCGTGCGGCGTTTGAGGGAGAGGCCGAGTTCGACGAGCTCGATGGCCTCACCGTCACGGGGTCGACAGGGGAAGGCGAACCATTCTGGTGGTTCAACGTGCGCCCGTCGAATACTGAACCCTTGCTGCGACTCAATGCTGAAGCCGGAGACCAGCCGACGCTTGAGACGATTCGCGATCGAGTACTCGCGCTGATTCGCGCCTAG
- a CDS encoding DUF3499 family protein gives MNQRPCSKVACNSEAVATLTYVYADSMAVLGPLSYSAEPHTYDLCARHAERLSVPQGWQVVRHVVLGHEQS, from the coding sequence ATGAATCAGCGCCCGTGCAGCAAGGTCGCCTGCAACTCCGAAGCAGTCGCCACCCTCACCTATGTCTATGCCGACTCGATGGCAGTTTTGGGGCCGCTGAGCTACAGCGCAGAACCACACACCTACGATTTGTGCGCCCGCCATGCTGAACGACTATCCGTGCCTCAGGGATGGCAGGTCGTTCGCCATGTAGTTTTGGGGCATGAGCAAAGCTAA
- a CDS encoding metallopeptidase family protein, which yields MARSSKRATTRSVRGNWRDRHGRGIRSAVTGPHLPLLSSRNGNFELTVASAAQYSKEMWPEELASARFELGLMPGSSPEGSKIVRWTALPDEKRIILYRLPIERMARLHRDDELHKRMLIESCVFQAVAEYIGKEPWELAPERFRNF from the coding sequence GTGGCTAGATCATCGAAACGAGCGACGACGCGCTCTGTGCGGGGCAACTGGCGCGACCGTCACGGTCGCGGCATCCGCTCTGCTGTCACTGGTCCGCATCTTCCGCTATTGAGTAGTCGCAACGGAAACTTCGAGCTCACGGTCGCGTCTGCCGCCCAGTATTCGAAAGAGATGTGGCCAGAGGAGCTCGCTAGCGCCCGGTTCGAGCTCGGGCTCATGCCCGGCAGCAGTCCAGAAGGCAGCAAGATCGTGCGCTGGACCGCTCTCCCTGATGAGAAGCGCATCATTCTCTACCGCTTGCCCATCGAACGCATGGCCAGACTGCACCGCGATGACGAACTCCATAAGCGGATGCTCATCGAAAGTTGCGTCTTTCAGGCGGTCGCCGAATACATCGGCAAAGAGCCGTGGGAACTCGCGCCGGAGCGATTCCGCAACTTCTAG